A genomic segment from Microcella flavibacter encodes:
- the rplR gene encoding 50S ribosomal protein L18 produces the protein MGLGTRGKSKTAAKGRRHARLRKRITGTADRPRLVVTRSARHVFVQVVDDAKGHTVASASTMEESMRTFDGDKTAKARKVGELVAERAKQAGVEAVVFDRGGNRYAGRVAAIADGAREGGLSL, from the coding sequence ATGGGTCTCGGAACTAGAGGCAAGAGCAAGACCGCGGCCAAGGGCCGCCGTCACGCGCGTCTGCGCAAGCGCATCACCGGCACGGCCGACCGGCCGCGCCTGGTCGTCACGCGTTCGGCCCGGCACGTCTTCGTGCAGGTCGTCGACGACGCGAAGGGCCACACCGTGGCCAGCGCCTCCACCATGGAGGAGAGCATGCGCACGTTCGACGGCGACAAGACCGCCAAGGCGCGCAAGGTCGGCGAGCTCGTCGCCGAGCGCGCGAAGCAGGCGGGCGTCGAGGCCGTCGTGTTCGACCGCGGTGGAAACCGCTACGCGGGTCGCGTCGCGGCCATCGCCGATGGAGCGCGAGAGGGTGGACTGAGCCTGTGA
- the rpmD gene encoding 50S ribosomal protein L30 — MAVRLKVTQIKSVISEKQNQRDTLRSLGLKRIGDSVVREDSPVNRGYVRTVAHLVKVEEID, encoded by the coding sequence ATGGCCGTCCGCCTGAAGGTGACCCAGATCAAGTCTGTTATCAGCGAGAAGCAGAACCAGCGCGACACCCTCCGCAGCCTGGGCCTCAAGCGGATCGGCGACTCCGTCGTCCGCGAGGACAGCCCGGTCAACCGCGGGTACGTCCGCACGGTCGCTCACCTCGTCAAGGTCGAGGAGATTGACTAA
- the rplP gene encoding 50S ribosomal protein L16, with protein MLIPRKVKYRKQHHPKRSGHATGGTEVSFGEFGIQAITPAYVTNRQIEAARIAMTRHIKRGGKVWINIYPDRPLTKKPAETRMGSGKGSPEWWVANVKPGRVLFEVAGVNEELAREAMTRAIHKLPLKARIIKREGGDA; from the coding sequence ATGCTGATTCCCCGCAAGGTCAAGTACCGCAAGCAGCACCACCCCAAGCGGAGTGGGCACGCGACCGGTGGAACCGAGGTCTCGTTCGGCGAGTTCGGCATCCAGGCCATCACCCCCGCGTACGTGACGAACCGCCAGATCGAGGCGGCGCGTATCGCGATGACCCGTCACATCAAGCGCGGCGGCAAGGTCTGGATCAACATCTACCCCGACCGTCCGCTCACCAAGAAGCCCGCGGAGACCCGCATGGGCTCCGGCAAGGGCTCGCCCGAGTGGTGGGTCGCCAACGTCAAGCCGGGACGCGTCCTCTTCGAGGTCGCGGGCGTCAACGAGGAACTCGCTCGTGAGGCCATGACCCGTGCAATCCACAAGCTGCCCCTCAAGGCACGCATCATCAAGCGCGAGGGAGGCGACGCGTAA
- the rplV gene encoding 50S ribosomal protein L22, with amino-acid sequence MVESIARVRHIRVTPQKARRVVALIRGKQALEALAILKFAPQSASEPVGKLVAAAIANARVKADASNTFLDEQDLYVSRAFVDEGTTLKRFQPRAQGRAFAIKKRTSHITVVLATPDEAVAAGSSTKKKASK; translated from the coding sequence ATGGTGGAGTCGATCGCACGCGTGCGTCACATCCGCGTCACCCCCCAGAAGGCCCGTCGCGTCGTCGCCCTGATCCGCGGCAAGCAGGCCCTCGAGGCCCTGGCCATCCTGAAGTTCGCGCCGCAGAGCGCCAGCGAGCCCGTGGGCAAGCTCGTCGCGGCGGCCATCGCCAACGCGCGGGTCAAGGCCGACGCCTCGAACACCTTCCTCGACGAGCAGGACCTCTACGTGTCCCGCGCCTTCGTCGACGAGGGCACCACCCTGAAGCGGTTCCAGCCGCGCGCCCAGGGCCGGGCATTCGCTATCAAGAAGCGCACCAGCCACATCACCGTCGTGCTCGCCACGCCGGACGAGGCTGTCGCTGCGGGCTCGAGCACCAAGAAGAAGGCGAGCAAGTAG
- the rpsE gene encoding 30S ribosomal protein S5 yields the protein MSETEKEQTVAAEAPVETAASSEPSTEPREARRGSRERNPNRDRGARDTEKSQFLERVVTINRVSKVVKGGRRFSFTALVVVGDGNGMVGVGYGKAREVPTAISKGVEEAKKNFFRVPRVAATIPHPVQGEAAAGVVLLRPAAAGTGVIAGGPVRAVLECAGIHDVLSKSLGSSNTINIVHATVAALKQLEEPRAVAARRGLDFEDVAPARLVRAEALAAEAAAGKAGA from the coding sequence GTGAGTGAGACCGAGAAGGAGCAGACCGTGGCGGCAGAGGCCCCCGTGGAGACCGCTGCGTCGTCCGAGCCGTCGACCGAGCCCCGCGAGGCCCGTCGAGGCAGCCGCGAGCGCAACCCCAACCGCGACCGCGGTGCGCGCGACACCGAGAAGAGCCAGTTCCTCGAGCGCGTCGTGACCATCAACCGCGTGTCGAAGGTCGTCAAGGGCGGCCGTCGCTTCAGCTTCACCGCCCTCGTGGTGGTCGGAGACGGCAACGGCATGGTCGGCGTCGGCTACGGCAAGGCCCGCGAGGTGCCGACCGCGATCTCGAAGGGCGTCGAGGAGGCGAAGAAGAACTTCTTCCGCGTCCCGCGCGTCGCCGCGACCATCCCCCACCCCGTCCAGGGTGAGGCCGCCGCCGGTGTGGTGCTCCTGCGCCCCGCCGCGGCCGGTACCGGTGTCATCGCCGGCGGCCCCGTGCGCGCCGTGCTCGAGTGCGCCGGCATCCACGACGTGCTGAGCAAGTCGCTCGGCTCGTCGAACACGATCAACATCGTCCACGCGACGGTCGCGGCGCTGAAGCAGCTCGAGGAGCCGCGCGCCGTCGCCGCCCGTCGTGGGCTCGATTTCGAGGACGTCGCGCCTGCGCGCCTCGTCCGCGCCGAGGCCCTCGCGGCCGAGGCCGCAGCCGGAAAGGCGGGTGCATGA
- the rpsK gene encoding 30S ribosomal protein S11, whose amino-acid sequence MAAPKSAARKPRRKEKKSIAVGQAHIKSTFNNTIVSITDPSGAVISWASSGQVGFKGSRKSTPFAAQLAAESAARQAQEHGMKKVDVFVKGPGSGRETAIRSLQAAGLEVGSISDVTPQAHNGCRPPKRRRV is encoded by the coding sequence ATGGCAGCACCGAAGTCGGCCGCTCGCAAGCCGCGTCGTAAAGAGAAGAAGAGCATCGCCGTGGGCCAGGCCCACATCAAGTCGACGTTCAACAACACCATCGTGTCGATCACCGACCCCAGCGGGGCCGTCATCAGCTGGGCGTCGTCCGGCCAGGTCGGCTTCAAGGGCTCGCGCAAGTCGACCCCCTTCGCCGCGCAGCTGGCCGCCGAGTCGGCCGCCCGCCAGGCGCAGGAGCACGGCATGAAGAAGGTCGACGTCTTCGTCAAGGGCCCCGGCTCGGGCCGCGAGACCGCGATCCGCTCGCTCCAGGCCGCCGGCCTCGAGGTCGGCTCGATCAGCGATGTGACGCCCCAGGCGCACAACGGCTGCCGGCCGCCCAAGCGCCGCCGCGTCTAG
- the rpsH gene encoding 30S ribosomal protein S8, with translation MTMTDPVADMLTRLRNANSAFHETVAMPSSKLKSHIAEILKREGYISDWAVEDARVGSTLTLSLKYGPNRERSIAGIKRVSKPGLRVYAKSTEIPTVLGGLGVAILSTSSGLLTDREAMKKGVGGEVLAYVW, from the coding sequence ATGACGATGACAGATCCGGTCGCAGACATGCTGACCAGACTGCGCAACGCCAACTCGGCGTTCCACGAGACCGTGGCGATGCCGAGCTCCAAGCTCAAGAGCCACATCGCCGAGATCCTCAAGCGCGAGGGCTACATCTCCGACTGGGCCGTCGAGGACGCCCGCGTCGGCTCGACGCTCACGCTGTCGCTGAAGTACGGCCCGAACCGCGAGCGGTCGATCGCCGGCATCAAGCGCGTCTCCAAGCCCGGTCTCCGGGTCTACGCCAAGAGCACCGAGATCCCCACGGTCCTCGGCGGGCTCGGCGTGGCCATCCTGTCGACTTCCTCCGGTCTGCTCACCGACCGTGAGGCGATGAAGAAGGGCGTGGGTGGGGAAGTCCTCGCCTACGTGTGGTGA
- the rpsS gene encoding 30S ribosomal protein S19 translates to MPRSLKKGPFVDDHLLRKVVTQNEASTKNVIKTWSRRSMIIPAMLGHTIAVHDGRKHIPVFVTETMVGHKLGEFAPTRTFRGHEKDDKKGRRR, encoded by the coding sequence ATGCCTCGCAGTCTCAAGAAGGGCCCGTTCGTCGACGACCACCTGCTCCGCAAGGTCGTCACCCAGAACGAGGCCAGCACCAAGAACGTCATCAAGACCTGGTCGCGCCGCTCGATGATCATCCCGGCAATGCTCGGGCACACCATCGCCGTGCACGACGGTCGCAAGCACATCCCCGTGTTCGTGACCGAGACCATGGTCGGGCACAAGCTCGGCGAGTTCGCGCCCACCCGCACCTTCCGCGGCCACGAGAAGGACGACAAGAAGGGTCGCCGCCGCTAA
- the rpmJ gene encoding 50S ribosomal protein L36: MKVNPSVKPICDKCKVIRRHGNVMVICENPRHKQRQG; this comes from the coding sequence ATGAAGGTCAACCCCAGCGTCAAGCCCATCTGCGACAAGTGCAAGGTGATCCGCCGCCACGGCAACGTGATGGTCATCTGCGAGAACCCCCGCCATAAGCAGCGTCAGGGCTAG
- the rpsM gene encoding 30S ribosomal protein S13 — MARLAGVDIPRDKRVEVALTYIYGVGRTRAVQTLDATGIDRNIRVKDLTDDQLVSLRDHIEGTFKVEGDLRREVAADIRRKVEIGSYEGIRHRRGLPVRGQRTKTNARTRKGPKRTVAGKKKAR, encoded by the coding sequence ATGGCCCGTCTTGCCGGAGTCGACATCCCGCGCGATAAGCGCGTGGAAGTCGCCTTGACCTACATCTACGGCGTCGGCCGCACCCGTGCGGTGCAGACCCTCGACGCCACCGGGATCGACCGCAACATCCGCGTGAAGGACCTCACCGACGACCAGCTCGTCAGCCTCCGCGACCACATCGAGGGCACGTTCAAGGTGGAGGGCGACCTCCGCCGCGAGGTCGCCGCCGACATCCGCCGCAAGGTCGAGATCGGCTCCTACGAGGGCATCCGCCACCGCCGCGGCCTGCCCGTGCGCGGTCAGCGCACCAAGACCAACGCTCGTACCCGCAAGGGCCCGAAGCGCACCGTCGCCGGCAAGAAGAAGGCGCGATAG
- the rpmC gene encoding 50S ribosomal protein L29, whose amino-acid sequence MAIGSKELAPAELDTFEDERLIDELKKAKEELFNLRFQAATGQLESHGRVRAVKRDIARIYTVIRERELGIRATPAPIEAPAKATKKSAKKAEADKAPAAETEEKN is encoded by the coding sequence ATGGCGATCGGATCCAAGGAGCTGGCACCTGCCGAGCTCGATACCTTCGAGGACGAGCGCCTCATCGACGAGCTCAAGAAGGCCAAGGAGGAGCTGTTCAACCTGCGCTTCCAGGCCGCGACCGGGCAGCTCGAGAGCCACGGCCGCGTGCGCGCCGTGAAGCGCGACATCGCTCGCATCTACACGGTCATCCGCGAGCGCGAGCTGGGCATCCGGGCCACGCCCGCCCCCATCGAGGCGCCCGCCAAGGCGACCAAGAAGTCGGCGAAGAAGGCTGAGGCCGACAAGGCCCCCGCCGCCGAGACCGAGGAGAAGAACTGA
- the rplN gene encoding 50S ribosomal protein L14, producing MLQQESRVKVADNTGAKELLTIRVLGGSGRRYAGLGDIIVATVKDAIPGGNVKKGDVVKAVIVRTVKQTRRPDGSYIKFDENAAVILKNDGDPRGTRIFGPVGRELRDKKFMKIVSLAPEVL from the coding sequence ATGCTGCAGCAAGAATCCCGCGTCAAGGTCGCCGACAACACCGGCGCCAAGGAGCTGCTCACGATCCGTGTGCTCGGCGGCTCCGGCCGTCGGTACGCCGGCCTGGGTGACATCATCGTCGCCACGGTCAAGGACGCGATCCCCGGCGGCAACGTCAAGAAGGGCGATGTCGTCAAGGCGGTCATCGTGCGCACCGTGAAGCAGACCCGTCGTCCCGACGGCTCGTACATCAAGTTCGACGAGAACGCCGCCGTCATCCTGAAGAACGACGGGGACCCCCGCGGTACCCGCATCTTCGGACCGGTCGGTCGTGAGCTTCGTGACAAGAAGTTCATGAAGATCGTCTCCCTGGCCCCGGAGGTGCTGTAA
- the infA gene encoding translation initiation factor IF-1: protein MAKKDGVIEIEGAVVEALPNAMFRVELTNGHKVLAHISGKMRQHYIRILPEDRVIVELSPYDLTRGRIVYRYK, encoded by the coding sequence ATGGCCAAAAAAGACGGTGTCATCGAAATCGAGGGCGCAGTGGTTGAAGCACTGCCCAACGCCATGTTCCGCGTCGAACTGACCAACGGACACAAGGTTCTCGCCCACATCTCGGGCAAGATGCGTCAGCACTACATCCGCATCCTCCCGGAGGACCGCGTGATCGTGGAGCTGAGCCCCTACGACCTGACCCGCGGCCGGATCGTCTACCGCTACAAGTAA
- the rplF gene encoding 50S ribosomal protein L6, with translation MSRIGRMPIDIPGGVEVTVDGQAVTVKGPKGQLWLTVASPIEVAIEDNQVVVTRPDDERASRSLHGLTRTLIANNIIGVTQGYSKGLEVVGTGYRVQAKGEGVEFALGFSHPVTVNPPQGITFTVEGNNKLTVSGIDKQAVGEVAANIRKIRKPEPYKGKGVRYAGEIVRRKAGKSGK, from the coding sequence ATGTCCCGCATCGGACGCATGCCCATCGACATCCCCGGCGGTGTCGAGGTCACGGTGGACGGCCAGGCCGTCACCGTCAAGGGCCCCAAGGGTCAGCTCTGGCTGACCGTGGCCAGCCCCATCGAGGTCGCCATCGAGGACAACCAGGTCGTCGTGACCCGTCCCGACGACGAGCGCGCTTCGCGCTCGCTCCACGGCCTCACCCGCACGCTCATCGCCAACAACATCATCGGTGTCACCCAGGGCTACTCCAAGGGCCTCGAGGTCGTCGGCACCGGTTACCGCGTTCAGGCGAAGGGCGAGGGCGTCGAGTTCGCGCTCGGCTTCTCCCACCCCGTCACGGTGAACCCGCCCCAGGGCATCACGTTCACCGTCGAGGGCAACAACAAGCTCACCGTCAGCGGCATCGACAAGCAGGCCGTGGGCGAGGTCGCAGCGAACATCCGCAAGATCCGCAAGCCCGAGCCGTACAAGGGCAAGGGCGTGCGGTACGCCGGCGAGATCGTGCGCCGCAAGGCCGGAAAGAGTGGTAAGTGA
- the rplX gene encoding 50S ribosomal protein L24: protein MAKIKKGDLVQVITGATQARGGDRGKQGRVLEVIAEKNRIIVEGINLVTKHVRVGQTQRGTKTGGIETHEASIHVSNVAVVDPKTKKPTRVGHREETVEKDGISKTVRVRYAKNSGEKL from the coding sequence ATGGCGAAGATCAAGAAGGGCGACCTCGTCCAGGTCATCACTGGCGCCACGCAGGCGCGCGGCGGCGACCGCGGCAAGCAGGGTCGCGTCCTCGAGGTGATCGCGGAGAAGAACCGCATCATCGTCGAGGGCATCAACCTCGTCACCAAGCACGTGCGCGTCGGCCAGACCCAGCGCGGCACGAAGACCGGTGGCATCGAGACCCACGAGGCGTCCATCCACGTGTCCAACGTGGCCGTGGTGGACCCCAAGACCAAGAAGCCGACGCGCGTCGGGCACCGTGAGGAGACCGTCGAGAAGGACGGCATCAGCAAGACGGTGCGCGTGCGCTACGCCAAGAATTCGGGTGAGAAGCTCTAA
- the rpsC gene encoding 30S ribosomal protein S3: MGQKVNPYGFRLGITTDHVSRWFSDSTKPGQRYSDYVAEDVKIRRMLTTSLDRAGVARIEIERTRDRVRVDIHTARPGIVIGRRGAEAERIRTDLEKLTAKQIQLNILEVKNPEAEAQLVAQGVAEQLSARVAFRRAMRKGLQGAQRAGAKGVRIQVSGRLGGAEMSRSEFYREGRVPLHTLRANIDYGFYEAKTTFGRIGVKVWIYKGDITNKELAREQANQKSSRPERRDSDRGPRRGTGRPAEATAPVAAGAEG, encoded by the coding sequence ATGGGTCAGAAAGTCAACCCGTACGGTTTCCGTCTCGGCATCACCACCGACCACGTGTCGCGCTGGTTCTCCGACTCGACGAAGCCCGGTCAGCGGTACTCCGACTACGTGGCGGAGGACGTCAAGATCCGTCGGATGCTCACCACGAGCCTCGACCGCGCCGGCGTCGCCCGCATCGAGATCGAGCGCACCCGCGACCGCGTCCGCGTCGACATCCACACCGCCCGCCCGGGCATCGTGATCGGTCGCCGCGGCGCCGAGGCCGAGCGCATCCGCACCGACCTCGAGAAGCTCACCGCCAAGCAGATCCAGCTGAACATCCTCGAGGTCAAGAACCCCGAGGCCGAGGCTCAGCTCGTCGCGCAGGGCGTCGCCGAGCAGCTCAGCGCCCGCGTGGCCTTCCGCCGCGCGATGCGCAAGGGGCTGCAGGGCGCGCAGCGCGCCGGCGCCAAGGGCGTCCGCATCCAGGTCTCCGGGCGCCTCGGCGGCGCCGAGATGAGCCGTTCCGAGTTCTACCGCGAGGGCCGCGTGCCGCTGCACACCCTCCGCGCGAACATCGACTACGGCTTCTACGAGGCGAAGACCACCTTCGGCCGCATCGGCGTGAAGGTCTGGATCTACAAGGGCGACATCACCAACAAGGAACTCGCTCGCGAGCAGGCGAACCAGAAGTCGTCGCGCCCCGAGCGACGTGACTCGGACCGCGGTCCCCGTCGCGGCACCGGCCGTCCGGCCGAGGCCACGGCGCCCGTCGCGGCCGGAGCGGAAGGCTAA
- the rplO gene encoding 50S ribosomal protein L15: MTEEKKDGAAKAPAKKAPAKAAAEKAPAKKAPAKAAADKAPAEKAPAKKAPAKAAADKAPAAKAPAKKAPAKAADTASSSDASATKAPAKKAPAAKKAAPAEVARPQVLKVHHLRPAPGSKKERTRVGRGEGSKGKTAGRGTKGTKARYSVRPGFEGGNLNFVMRAPKLRGFTNPFRVEYQVVNLSTLADLYPKGGDVTIGDLVAKGAVRKNEKVKVLGDGDIAVKLNVSVDKVSRSAEQKIVAAGGSIK; this comes from the coding sequence ATGACTGAAGAGAAGAAGGACGGGGCCGCGAAGGCTCCGGCCAAGAAGGCGCCCGCCAAGGCCGCCGCCGAGAAGGCTCCCGCCAAGAAGGCTCCGGCGAAGGCCGCTGCCGACAAGGCTCCCGCCGAGAAGGCTCCCGCCAAGAAGGCTCCGGCGAAGGCCGCTGCCGACAAGGCGCCGGCCGCCAAGGCCCCCGCCAAGAAGGCCCCGGCGAAGGCCGCCGACACCGCCTCCTCCTCCGACGCCTCGGCGACGAAGGCTCCGGCGAAGAAGGCCCCGGCCGCGAAGAAGGCCGCTCCGGCCGAGGTCGCGCGCCCCCAGGTCCTCAAGGTGCACCACCTCCGCCCGGCCCCCGGGTCGAAGAAGGAGCGCACCCGCGTCGGACGCGGTGAGGGCTCGAAGGGCAAGACGGCCGGTCGCGGCACCAAGGGCACGAAGGCGCGCTACTCCGTGCGCCCCGGCTTCGAGGGCGGCAACCTGAACTTCGTCATGCGCGCCCCGAAGCTGCGCGGGTTCACCAACCCGTTCCGCGTCGAGTACCAGGTCGTGAACCTCTCGACCCTGGCCGACCTGTACCCGAAGGGCGGCGACGTCACCATCGGCGACCTGGTCGCCAAGGGTGCGGTGCGCAAGAACGAGAAGGTCAAGGTTCTCGGCGACGGCGACATTGCGGTTAAGCTCAATGTGTCGGTCGACAAGGTCTCGCGCTCCGCCGAGCAGAAGATCGTGGCCGCCGGCGGTTCCATCAAGTAG
- the rplE gene encoding 50S ribosomal protein L5: MTDTATATGAATTEKVQPRLKQKYRADITKALTEEFGYTNPHQVPGLVKIVVNTGVGEAARDSKVIDGAIKDLTAITGQKPQVTKARKSIAQFKLREGMPIGAHVTLRGDRAWEFLDRLLSLALPRIRDFRGLSATQFDGNGNYTFGLQEQSVFHEIDQDKIDRVRGFDITIVTTAKTDDEGRALLRSLGFPFKAADAS, encoded by the coding sequence ATGACCGACACCGCTACCGCCACCGGCGCGGCGACGACCGAGAAGGTCCAGCCGCGTCTGAAGCAGAAGTACCGCGCCGACATCACGAAGGCGCTCACCGAGGAGTTCGGGTATACCAACCCGCACCAGGTCCCCGGGCTTGTCAAGATCGTCGTCAACACGGGCGTCGGCGAGGCCGCGCGCGACAGCAAGGTGATCGACGGTGCGATCAAGGATCTCACCGCCATCACCGGGCAGAAGCCGCAGGTCACGAAGGCCCGCAAGTCGATCGCGCAGTTCAAGCTGCGCGAGGGCATGCCCATCGGCGCGCACGTCACCCTCCGCGGTGACCGCGCGTGGGAGTTCCTCGACCGTCTGCTCTCGCTCGCGCTGCCCCGCATCCGCGACTTCCGCGGCCTGAGCGCCACGCAGTTCGACGGCAACGGCAACTACACCTTCGGTCTCCAGGAGCAGAGCGTGTTCCACGAGATCGACCAGGACAAGATCGACCGCGTCCGCGGTTTCGACATCACCATCGTGACGACCGCGAAGACGGACGACGAGGGACGCGCCCTGCTGCGCTCGCTCGGCTTCCCCTTCAAGGCCGCCGACGCCTCCTGA
- the secY gene encoding preprotein translocase subunit SecY codes for MFRAIGRIFRTPDLRRKIGFTLGIVALFRLGSFIPAPFVDYQNVQECLSGNAGTTGLYQLVNLFSGGALLQLSIFALGIMPYITASIITQLLRVVIPHFDTLYKEGQAGQAKLTQYTRYLTIALAVLQSTTLITVARAGALFPTTSGIPQCSQLITNDAWYAILLMVITMTAGTGLIMWLGELVTERGIGNGMSLLIFVSIAATFPSALWAIAVAQGPNIFVIVIAVGILVMAAVVFVEQSQRRIPVQYAKRMVGRRTYGGNNTYIPIKVNMAGVVPVIFASSLLYLPALVAQFNQPQAGQTAPEWVVWIQNNLVSGDNPIYMAVYFLLIVGFTYFYVAITFNPEEVADNMKKYGGFIPGIRAGRPTAEYLDYVLTRVTLPGSLYLGLLALIPLIALATIGANQNFPFGGASILIIVGVGLETVKQIDAQLQQRHYEGLLK; via the coding sequence GTGTTCAGAGCTATCGGGCGGATCTTCCGCACGCCCGACCTCCGCCGGAAGATCGGTTTCACCCTGGGCATCGTCGCCCTCTTCCGTCTGGGTTCATTCATCCCCGCGCCGTTCGTGGACTACCAGAACGTGCAGGAGTGCTTGAGCGGCAACGCGGGCACCACCGGGCTCTACCAGCTCGTCAACCTCTTCAGCGGCGGCGCTCTGCTGCAGCTCTCCATCTTCGCGCTGGGGATCATGCCGTACATCACGGCCTCGATCATCACCCAGCTGCTGCGCGTGGTCATCCCGCACTTCGACACCCTCTACAAGGAGGGCCAGGCGGGCCAGGCCAAGCTCACCCAGTACACGCGCTACCTCACGATCGCGCTCGCCGTGCTGCAGTCGACGACCCTCATCACCGTCGCCCGCGCCGGAGCGCTGTTCCCCACCACCTCGGGCATCCCGCAGTGCAGCCAGCTGATCACCAACGACGCCTGGTACGCGATCCTTCTCATGGTCATCACCATGACCGCGGGCACCGGTCTCATCATGTGGCTGGGCGAGCTCGTGACCGAGCGCGGCATCGGCAACGGCATGTCGCTGCTGATCTTCGTGTCGATCGCCGCGACCTTCCCGTCGGCGCTCTGGGCCATCGCCGTCGCGCAGGGCCCGAACATCTTCGTGATCGTCATCGCCGTGGGCATCCTCGTCATGGCGGCCGTCGTGTTCGTCGAGCAGTCGCAGCGCCGCATTCCCGTGCAGTACGCCAAGCGCATGGTGGGTCGCCGCACCTACGGCGGCAACAACACCTACATCCCGATCAAGGTCAACATGGCCGGAGTCGTGCCGGTCATCTTCGCCTCGTCGCTGCTGTACCTGCCGGCTCTCGTCGCGCAGTTCAACCAGCCGCAGGCCGGCCAGACCGCCCCCGAGTGGGTCGTGTGGATCCAGAACAACCTGGTCTCGGGCGACAACCCGATCTACATGGCGGTGTACTTCCTCCTCATCGTCGGGTTCACGTACTTCTACGTCGCGATCACCTTCAACCCGGAGGAGGTCGCGGACAACATGAAGAAGTACGGCGGCTTCATCCCGGGCATCCGCGCCGGCCGCCCGACCGCCGAGTACCTCGACTACGTGCTGACCCGCGTGACGCTGCCCGGCTCGCTGTACCTCGGCCTGCTGGCGCTCATCCCGCTCATCGCCCTGGCGACCATCGGCGCCAACCAGAACTTCCCCTTCGGCGGGGCGAGCATCCTCATCATCGTCGGCGTCGGCCTCGAGACGGTGAAGCAGATCGACGCGCAGCTGCAGCAGCGCCACTACGAGGGGCTGCTGAAGTGA
- a CDS encoding adenylate kinase, with product MSARLLLIGPPGAGKGTQAVRLSASLGVPAISTGDIFRENVRSETELGTKAKAYMDAGDNVPDSLTNDLVRDRLAQSDCAEGFLLDGYPRTTDQVRALDEFLAEHGTAMDVVIELVADPDVVVERLKKRALDQGRSDDDESVVRHRLEVYRQQTAPLIDLYDGRGMLAKVDGIGEIDEVTARISEALAARGILVSD from the coding sequence GTGAGCGCCCGCCTGCTGCTCATCGGGCCGCCCGGCGCGGGCAAGGGCACCCAGGCGGTGCGGCTCTCCGCCTCGCTCGGCGTCCCCGCGATCTCCACCGGCGACATCTTCCGCGAGAACGTCCGCAGCGAGACCGAGCTCGGCACGAAGGCCAAGGCGTACATGGACGCCGGCGACAACGTTCCCGACTCGCTCACCAACGACCTCGTGCGCGATCGGCTCGCGCAGAGCGACTGCGCCGAGGGGTTCCTGCTCGACGGCTACCCGCGCACGACCGACCAGGTCCGCGCGCTCGACGAGTTCCTCGCCGAGCACGGCACGGCGATGGACGTCGTCATCGAGCTCGTCGCCGACCCCGACGTCGTCGTGGAGCGCCTCAAGAAGCGCGCGCTCGACCAGGGCCGCAGCGATGACGACGAGTCCGTCGTGCGCCACCGGCTCGAGGTCTACCGTCAGCAGACGGCGCCGCTGATCGACCTGTACGACGGTCGCGGGATGCTCGCGAAGGTCGACGGCATCGGCGAGATCGACGAGGTCACGGCCCGCATCTCCGAGGCGCTCGCCGCCCGCGGCATCCTCGTCTCCGACTGA
- the rpsQ gene encoding 30S ribosomal protein S17, translating to MATAEKKTAAGHESAAHDVRDAEARGYRKARRGYVTSDKMEKTIVVEVEDRVKHPLYGKVIRRTSKVKVHDEQNSAGIGDLVLISETRPLSATKRWRLVEILEKAK from the coding sequence ATGGCTACGGCTGAGAAGAAGACCGCTGCCGGCCACGAGTCGGCCGCGCACGACGTTCGCGACGCCGAGGCCCGCGGGTACCGCAAGGCCCGTCGCGGCTACGTCACCAGCGACAAGATGGAGAAGACCATCGTCGTCGAGGTCGAGGACCGCGTGAAGCACCCGCTCTACGGCAAGGTCATCCGCCGCACCTCGAAGGTCAAGGTCCACGACGAGCAGAACAGCGCCGGTATCGGCGACCTGGTGCTCATCTCCGAGACCCGCCCCCTGTCCGCCACGAAGCGCTGGCGCCTCGTCGAGATCCTCGAGAAGGCCAAGTAG